One part of the Cyclobacteriaceae bacterium genome encodes these proteins:
- a CDS encoding N-acetyltransferase yields MQLSFTPLTGDKLIEIKAIYDWYIKNSTATFHTEPIALDQLQEFIFIGHPLYKSFLIYADGALAGYCFLTYHKKRPAYDRTAEISIYLKPEFMGKGIGKTALAHLEQVAKELGLKNLVGVITGDNTSSMALFEKAGFVKCAHFINVGEKFGKVLDVVAYQKEIG; encoded by the coding sequence ATGCAGCTTTCATTTACACCCTTAACAGGAGATAAGCTCATTGAGATTAAAGCCATCTACGACTGGTATATCAAAAACTCCACAGCCACATTTCATACAGAACCGATCGCGTTAGATCAGCTTCAGGAGTTTATTTTTATTGGTCACCCACTCTACAAATCATTTTTGATTTACGCAGATGGTGCGTTAGCCGGCTATTGCTTTTTAACCTACCATAAAAAACGCCCGGCCTATGACCGTACGGCCGAGATCAGCATTTACCTGAAGCCTGAGTTTATGGGCAAAGGAATTGGTAAAACAGCACTGGCGCATCTGGAGCAGGTAGCAAAAGAATTAGGGTTGAAAAATCTGGTGGGGGTGATTACCGGTGATAATACATCAAGCATGGCCCTGTTTGAAAAGGCTGGTTTTGTAAAATGCGCCCACTTTATAAATGTAGGGGAGAAATTCGGGAAGGTGCTGGATGTGGTGGCGTATCAGAAGGAGATTGGTTAA
- a CDS encoding M48 family metallopeptidase, translating to MAGYVGIQAQISRNNRMSVFYLIAFPALVLGCVYAFLYFVSGDEYRGPDVDQVNNAFISVAPIVSGIVLVWFLIAFAFHNKMIDSATGAHTLARKDNMRVYNLVENLCMTEGMTMPKVHIIEDPALNAFASGLSEKSYTVTLTRGIIDKLNDQELEGVIAHELMHIRNRDVRLLVITIIFVGIFSFVVQILFRNMLYGGSRSSKKDNKGAIVALVIAAVAYFLALLFRFGLSRKREYMADAGAAEMTRNPQALASALRKVSGNYEVKAVKNDDVKEMFIHNHPDKSSGFMGGLEGLFATHPPIEKRIKVLEQF from the coding sequence ATGGCGGGTTATGTTGGAATTCAGGCACAGATAAGCCGGAATAACCGGATGTCAGTGTTTTACCTGATTGCCTTTCCGGCCCTGGTGCTGGGTTGCGTTTATGCTTTCTTGTATTTTGTGTCTGGCGATGAATACCGTGGGCCCGATGTGGATCAGGTTAACAATGCTTTTATAAGTGTGGCCCCGATTGTTTCCGGTATTGTACTCGTCTGGTTTTTAATAGCCTTTGCCTTTCATAACAAGATGATTGACTCCGCCACCGGTGCTCATACGCTGGCACGAAAGGATAACATGCGCGTGTATAACCTGGTGGAAAACCTTTGCATGACGGAAGGCATGACCATGCCGAAAGTTCACATTATTGAAGATCCGGCATTGAACGCATTTGCCAGCGGACTGTCGGAGAAAAGTTATACTGTTACGCTTACGCGTGGCATCATCGATAAACTAAATGATCAGGAGTTGGAAGGCGTAATCGCCCACGAGTTAATGCACATCCGTAACCGCGATGTTCGGTTATTAGTGATCACGATCATTTTTGTAGGCATTTTTTCATTTGTTGTTCAGATACTGTTCCGCAATATGTTGTATGGTGGCTCACGCAGTAGTAAAAAGGATAATAAGGGAGCTATTGTTGCTTTGGTAATTGCAGCAGTCGCTTATTTTCTGGCGTTGCTTTTTCGTTTTGGTCTATCGCGTAAGCGCGAATACATGGCCGATGCCGGAGCTGCAGAAATGACACGTAACCCACAGGCGCTTGCCTCTGCGTTGCGCAAAGTATCCGGAAACTATGAAGTAAAAGCCGTTAAGAATGATGACGTGAAAGAAATGTTTATTCACAACCATCCGGATAAATCATCCGGT
- a CDS encoding LemA family protein has translation MTGLIISIVIVVVIVIYVISIYNNLVKLRIRRENAFADIDVQLKQRHDLIPQLVNTVKGYMKHEEGVLTKVTEARSRAMSATGIDNKIMAEQQLSTAMAGLRIQIEAYPDLKANTNFMHLQTEISDIENKLAAVRRFFNSATKELNTAIQVFPNVIFAGMFGFKTAAMFELGDERAAATKAPDINFN, from the coding sequence ATGACCGGATTAATTATCAGTATTGTTATTGTTGTAGTGATTGTGATTTACGTCATCAGCATTTACAACAACCTTGTTAAACTCAGAATCAGAAGGGAAAATGCCTTTGCAGATATTGACGTGCAACTGAAACAGCGTCACGACCTTATCCCCCAACTTGTTAACACCGTTAAAGGCTACATGAAGCACGAAGAAGGTGTGCTCACCAAAGTAACAGAAGCCCGGAGCCGGGCTATGAGTGCTACGGGTATCGATAATAAAATCATGGCAGAACAGCAGTTATCCACGGCCATGGCTGGTTTACGTATTCAAATAGAGGCTTACCCTGATTTGAAAGCCAATACCAACTTCATGCACCTGCAAACTGAAATTTCTGATATCGAAAATAAACTGGCTGCTGTGCGCAGGTTCTTCAATTCAGCAACCAAAGAACTCAATACCGCTATTCAGGTTTTCCCTAATGTAATCTTTGCCGGTATGTTTGGCTTTAAAACAGCTGCTATGTTCGAATTAGGTGACGAACGTGCCGCAGCCACCAAAGCTCCTGACATCAACTTCAATTAA